A single window of Oncorhynchus clarkii lewisi isolate Uvic-CL-2024 chromosome 10, UVic_Ocla_1.0, whole genome shotgun sequence DNA harbors:
- the LOC139419480 gene encoding single-minded homolog 2-like produces the protein MKEKSKNAAKTRREKENGEFYELAKLLPLPSAITSQLDKASIIRLTTSYLKMRAVFPDGLGEAWGQPTRISPLDNMAKELGSHLLQTLDGFVFVVASDGKIMYISETASVHLGLSQVELTGNSIFEYIHPSDHDEMTAVLSAHQPLHHHYLQEYEMERSFFLRMKCVLAKRNAGLTCGGYKVIHCSGYLKIRQYVMDMALYDTCYQIVGLVAVGHSLPPSGITEIKLHSNMFMFRASLDLKLIFLDSRVAELTGYEPQDLIEKTLYHHVHGCDVFHLRFAHHLLLVKGQVTTKYYRMLSKHGGWVWVQSYATIVHNSRSSRPHCIVSVNYVLTDVEYKDMQLSQEQSRAAKPSLAFKSGLASSQDLCKQLKTKAVKIKSKLKTAPYPQPNSTYHPDKPDCSPLGGSWKESTPYPLNPSHGQISGPSGGPEAGEVLCSSNTSYGLSFPYPYGHLPHTDSQRRLRHTQGSSSASPSLSSPGLAAQQLLSSLQGRGGEGRWSCANAKIHHGTNPAHILRPFAASCSITTATTAAYSGPAASRRYPPCEPLHDGFSSCSTPRPNSRFKEEPYEHHTLGQNKTTEDRLHSQSQATKEDSKLPFSRDYLHKASEGSGCVGGEKLLSRPLLSNSVLGKVSSEQSRSFHGLGQPFPMQVVLEQRRRLCMMESPYSHSATGPLEHTDSNGERGSPKMLDPEAGEEERRMWMGVGVGMGVGVGLPTQAPYVSLNLHHVLAKHSSFQAPPYAALGHLTDSYGYRGDEMGSYDYKSQSPASSSSPEIHREIPHYIGTSVIITNER, from the exons ATGAAGGAAAAGTCCAAGAATGCAGCGAAGACGAGACGAGAAAAAGAAAATGGAGAATTTTATGAACTGGCGAAATTACTGCCTTTACCTTCGGCCATCACATCACAACTGGATAAGGCTTCAATCATTCGGCTGACAACCAGTTACCTGAAGATGAGAGCCGTGTTTCCAGATG GGCTGGGGGAGGCCTGGGGCCAGCCGACCAGAATCAGCCCTCTGGACAACATGGCTAAGGAACTGGGCTCCCATCTACTGCAG ACTCTGGATGGCTTTGTATTCGTTGTCGCTTCGGATGGCAAAATCATGTACATCTCTGAGACAGCGTCAGTCCACCTTGGCCTATCCCAG GTGGAGCTGACGGGGAACAGTATTTTTGAGTATATCCACCCGTCAGATCATGATGAGATGACGGCTGTACTCAGCGCCCATCAGCCCCTCCACCATCACTACCTGCAAG agtaCGAAATGGAGCGCTCTTTTTTCCTGAGGATGAAGTGTGTGTTGGCCAAGCGTAATGCAGGACTGACCTGTGGAGGATATAag GTGATCCATTGCAGTGGCTATTTGAAGATCCGTCAGTACGTGATGGACATGGCATTGTATGACACGTGTTATCAGATCGTGGGCCTGGTAGCGGTGGGCCACTCCCTGCCCCCCAGTGGTATCACAGAGATTAAGCTCCATAGTAACATGTTCATGTTCAGGGCCAGCCTGGACCTCAAGCTCATCTTCCTGGACTCCAG GGTGGCTGAGTTGACAGGATACGAACCCCAGGACCTGATTGAGAAGACGCTGTACCACCACGTGCACGGCTGTGACGTATTCCATCTACGCTTCGCTCACCACCTCT TGTTGGTGAAAGGGCAGGTCACCACTAAGTACTACCGTATGTTGTCCAAGCATGGGGGCTGGGTGTGGGTGCAGAGCTACGCCACCATCGTCCACAACAGCCGCTCATCCAGACCCCACTGCATCGTCAGCGTCAACTACGTTCTCAC GGACGTAGAGTATAAAGACATGCAGCTGTCTCAAGAGCAGAGTCGAGCGGCCAAACCCAGCTTAGCCTTTAAGAGTGGCCTGGCCTCCTCTCAGGACCTCTGCAAACAACTCAAAACCAAAGCAGTCAAGATCAAGAGCAAACTCAAAACAGCCCCCTACCCTCAG CCCAACAGCACCTACCACCCAGACAAGCCGGACTGCTCCCCCCTGGGAGGAAGTTGGAAGGAGAGcaccccctaccccctaaaccccaGTCACGGGCAGATCTCAGGCCCCTCTGGAGGCCCAGAGGCTGGAGAGGTCCTGTGTAGTAGCAACACCTCCTATGGCCTCTCCTTCCCCTACCCCTATGGACACCTACCCCACACGGACTCCCAGAGGAGGTTGCGACACACCCAGGGTTCTTCCTCCGCCTCACCCTCCCTGTCTTCCCCTGGCCTGGCAGCCCAGCAGCTGCTCAGCTCCCTGCAAGGTCGAGGGGGCGAGGGGCGGTGGAGCTGTGCCAACGCCAAAATCCACCATGGTACTAACCCTGCTCACATCCTGAGACCATTCGCTGCATCGTGTTCCATTACCACAGCCACCACAGCAGCATATTCAG GCCCTGCGGCGAGCAGGAGGTACCCCCCCTGCGAGCCCCTTCATGATGGCTTCTCCAGCTGCTCAACCCCGCGCCCTAACAGCAGGTTCAAGGAAGAGCCCTATGAGCATCACACGCTTGGCCAGAACAAGACCACAGAGGACCGCCTGCACTCCCAGTCACAGGCTACTAAAGAGGACAGCAAGCTGCCGTTCAGTCGAGACTACCTCCACAAGGCCTCCGAGGGGAGTGGTTGTGTAGGAGGGGAGAAGCTGTTGTCCCGTCCCCTGCTGAGTAACTCTGTGCTGGGGAAGGTGAGCAGCGAGCAGTCCCGGTCCTTCCATGGCCTGGGCCAACCCTTCCCCATGCAGGTGGTCCTGGAGCAGCGCAGGAGGCTGTGTATGATGGAATCCCCCTACAGCCACAGTGCCACCGGCCCCCTGGAGCACACGGACAGCAATGGGGAGCGGGGGAGCCCCAAGATGCTGGATCCTGAGgcgggggaggaggaaaggaggatgtGGATGGGGGTTGGAGTTGGGATGGGAGTCGGGGTAGGCCTTCCGACCCAGGCTCCGTACGTGTCTTTGAACCTTCACCACGTCTTGGCCAAACACAGCTCCTTCCAGGCCCCGCCCTATGCTGCCCTCGGCCACTTGACAGACAGCTACGGTTACCGTGGCGACGAAATGGGTTCTTACGACTACAAGAGccaaagccctgcctccagctcctCCCCTGAGATCCACAGGGAGATTCCTCATTACATCGGCACGTCCGTCATCATCACCAACGAGAGGTGA